The Vulpes vulpes isolate BD-2025 chromosome 8, VulVul3, whole genome shotgun sequence genome has a window encoding:
- the BICD1 gene encoding protein bicaudal D homolog 1 isoform X7: MAAEEVLQTVDHYKTEIERLTKELTETTHEKIQAAEYGLVVLEEKLTLKQQYDELEAEYDGLKQELEQLKEGPATIP, translated from the exons ATGGCCGCAGAAGAGGTGCTGCAGACCGTGGACCACTACAAGACCGAGATAGAGAGGCTGACCAAGGAGCTCACGGAGACGACCCACGAGAAGATCCAGGCTGCCGAGTACGGGCTGGTGGTCCTGGAGGAGAAGCTGACCCTCAAGCAGCAGTATGACGAGCTGGAGGCTGAGTACGACGGCCTCAAGCAGGAGCTGGAGCAGCTCAAGGAG GGGCCAGCGACAATCCCATAA